The Candida orthopsilosis Co 90-125, chromosome 3 draft sequence sequence tATCAATTACCAATCGAACTAAAAGAATTCATGGAACAAACTTATTTGTCGCGACCAGACTTTACTTTTGAAGTTGCCCATAGAGCTAGTAAGGCTTGTGGGCCGTTGTTAGAATGGGTCCGAGCACAACTTGCGTATTCCCTGATATTAAAAGAGGTTGGTCCACTACGCGACGAAGTGAATATGTTAGAACAAAGAACAGCTAAAACAAAGGCTCACTTGATTGccattgatcaaatgaTTAAAGAATTGGAGGTCAAGATTGACCAGTGCAAAGATAGCTACAGTGAATTGATAAGAGAGTCggagaaaataaaaattgaGTCAGCTGAGGTGCTGCAAAAGCTTCTGCGCAGTATTGCATTGGTTGAAGATCttgaaaaggaaagaaTAAGGTGGAAGGAGTCAATCAGACTATTCGATCTAACGAACGAACAGTTGGTCGGTACAGCTTTATTGTGTGCGTCATTTGTATCGTATGCCGGAGCTCTAGATGAAAAGGGTCGTGATTATTTGCTCAAGGTTTGGAAGAAATGTCTAGCCGATTTGGACATTGCATATGACGAAACTCTACCTATCGTGGATTACTTGATGAGAAAAGACGACCTTCAGCGTTGGTTGGAGAATGGGTTGTCAGATGataatttgatcaagacAAACGTTGCCTTATTGAGTTGGGTCGAACATCCAATTATAATCGATCCAACAGGGACTATCGTGGACCTTATTGTTAAGTCATATCCAACCAAGATGCTTTCAGTGACagcattcaacaatgaaggTTTCTTAAACAGTTTGGAAAACTCGTTGCGTTTTGGTGGGGTGCTTGTCATAGAAGATGGTGAACAATACAACCCCATTGTCGATGACTTGTTAAGACGTACAATCCATAGAAACGGCGGGAGAATGATGGTTGAACTTGGTGGCAAACTTGTGGATTATAATCCCCGGTTCAAGATGATAATGTGTACGAAAGAGCCCGTTCTTGATCTTAGTGATTTTGTACAATCAAGAACTAATATtgtaaacttttcaatcacAAGTGGAACTTTGGAAAACAGAATACTGAACAAAGCTTTGCAGGTGTCAAACCCTGAATTGGAGAAACAAAGAGCGGAATTGATTCTTGCAAGGAGTGAAATAGCAACACGTTTACAGAATCTTGAAGATGAGTTATTAATGTCTTTGAGCGCCACTACCGAGAGCATTGTGGAGGACGACAAAATTCTTGGAACTCTAGAaacattgaagaaaaatgGCGTAGATCTCTCCAAGAGACTTGAAAATGCAAAGGACGTCATGGCCGAGGTAGATGGAGTGAGAGagaaattcaattcaattgctAGTCAATGCGTGGGTATCAATCGGTTGTTGTGTTCGCTCGAGAATTTTTCGCAGTTTTACCGACTTCCGATATCCGGGTTTTTAAATCTTTGTTTCGATGTGATGATAGGAAACGACTGGCTGGATCCAGAAGCAATTGAGTTCAAAATGTATTGTGAGACGTATGACGTGGTCTCTCCATCATTGGCTTATGAGGATAAAATAGCATTGGCAATGCTATTGGTTATTTTGTGGAACATCATTCATAAGGGGTCGCTATATAAAGACGCCGTGAAATATATATTGCAACATTTGCTCAATCATGAGACTTTGGAGGAATCATTCAtgaattcttttgttttgagaAACCAAGCCAATGAAACCAACCACCTAAATGAAGATAAAATTTCTGCTGTTACGAGTGCTATCTCTACATTGGTCGGGCTGACAAATAATTCAGGAGCTCAcctttttgaaacatttgGTCAGTTTTGTCACCCCCTTTTTCATAATCTTCCATTCGAATCGAAGTACAATACGGAATACTGGCttgagaaatttcaattccttttAGCATTATCTCCCTATGGATTTGATCCCACTTTCAAGCTTCTCGAGGTAGCAGAGATGTTCAAGGAGAAAGCCATAGTGGTATCTATGGGTTCCAAGGAAAGCATTGATGCTGTTGGCAAAGGGATAGAGAAAGCGCGCAAGGAACCAATCTGGATCATTGTGCAAAATGTTCACTTGGCCCCTACATGGTTAGCGCAGTTGAAAGTCGTTATGCCTGAACTCGACATCCATCCAAGATCAAAATTGCTATTGACCAGCGATGCCAATTCAAGATTGCCCCAAGTTTTAACTTCTCAGAGCAAGGTGCTTTATTTTGAACGAGAAACctcatttcaaaaaactgTTCAGGagtctttttcaactattCCCACTCGTCTATTGTCAAGTCCGGTAAATTTGCATGtatttttgttgttatCTTGGTTTCACGGATTAATCACTGAAATGTGTCGCTACACTCCATTtacattcaaaaataaGTTTGATGTGAACGACTCAGATTTGTACTGTGGAATAAATGTAGTTGAGAAGACAGTCCGAGCTACTAATGGACAAGCTGAATTGATACCCTGGGAAGAGATAAGAATCTTGCTCAGTGATGTTGTTTATGGTGGTAAGATATCTAATTCAGAGGATCACgaatatcttcaaaaactttGCAACCACATCTTCAACAGTAATTCACTCAGGCTggatttcaatttaatcGAGAATGAGCTTACAGCTAAAAGCAATGAAGCTCTACATGTCCCGGATAGCAATACAATCCTGGCATACACCAACTGGCTTGAAAGTTTGCCCCATGATATCCCCCTTTCATGGCTCGAGTTGGAACAAAGCGTCAAACAGTCAATGACTAGAAAGTCCAACGAAGAGGTAATAAGGAAAGTCTTGCAGTTAATAGATACAGTTTAGAGCGTTTAGAAatacaattggaaattcCTCCCTGATGCAACTTAATATTTCATTAGAAAGCTAAATAACCTATAGTACACGTCGAATGGGTAAAGAAGTATAGAAGCGGTAAAAATGGGTTTCCCATttaatcttcttcttcgtcttccAAAGTTTGAGCAGCAATACGATCCAAATCTCTTTGACCGTTTTCTGAGATTCTTCTACCACCCTTTGGAGAGATTTccaaaacaccaattttttgcaaactTTGAACAGCTTTTCTGTTGATAGAACCTGAAGCGTCAACATGTTTGTGTGGTCTGAATCCTCTGTTTTTAGCACCACCGtacaatttgttcaaagcACCGACACCAACTTGTTTTCTCAAGTAAATGTGTCTAGCAATTGAAGCAGCTCTCTTGTAGAACCAAGTTTCAGCCTCTTGTGGAGGCAATTCGTTACCAGCAGAGGTTTTGACGAGATCAACATAACCTGGAACTTCTAATTTACCTTGTCTTTGCAAAAACTTGGCATAAGCGTTAATGAATTCTTGAGCTGGAACGtctcttttgaaaaaagttAGTATATAAGCCAAAATCTAGGTTATTTTGCAGAATGAATCTCGACTGAAATCTATGCTGGCTATTTTGTCTTGGAAGGAAATCTCTCCACGGGAGTGCTCAAAGCTAGGACTGTCCCAAAaacattcttttgattgtCTTCACAATGGAAAGTTGAGAACGGTCTGAACTTTCCCTATCCACCACGACAGATTTCGAGTCAATAATTCTTTAAGCAAAACCTAACTGTAGGTGCTAAAGACATACCTTACTGATACAC is a genomic window containing:
- a CDS encoding Rps19a ribosomal protein S19, coding for MPGVSVRDVPAQEFINAYAKFLQRQGKLEVPGYVDLVKTSAGNELPPQEAETWFYKRAASIARHIYLRKQVGVGALNKLYGGAKNRGFRPHKHVDASGSINRKAVQSLQKIGVLEISPKGGRRISENGQRDLDRIAAQTLEDEEED